TAATGCAGACAAGACTTACTCTTATATCTTTGTTAGCAACCCAGATACCTTGGATTATATTACCTCTACACGAGACTCAACATCTAGTATCACAACCAACTTGATTGATGGGTTGTTGGAAAATGACCAGTATGGTAATCTCATCCCATCTATGGCTGAGTCATGGACAGTGTCAAAAGATGGTTTGACCTACACTTATAAAATCCGTCAGGGGGCTAAATGGTACACTTCTGAAGGAGAAGAGTATGCAGATGTAACGGCTCATGACTTTGTGACTGGTCTCAAGTATGCGGCTGATAAAAAGGCTGAAAACTTGTACTTGGTACAAGACTCTATCAAGGGTCTAGCAGACTATGTTGAAGGGAGAACATCTGATTTTGGAACTGTTGGTGTTAAGGCAGTGGATGATTACACACTACAATACACCCTCATCCAACCTGAAACTTATTGGAACTCTAAAACAACAGCAAGTATTCTTAGTCCTGTAAATGAAGCCTTCTTGAAGTCTAAGGGAGATGACTTTGGAAGTGTGACACCATCAAGTATCTTGTCAAATGGTCCTTACTTGTTTAAGTCCTTCACATCCAAATCTTTGATTGAATTTGATAAAAATCCTAATTACTGGGATAAGGACAATGTTAAAATCGAGAAAGTGAAGCTCTCTTTCTTTGACGGATCTGACCAAGATAGCATTGCTAGAGGTTTCTTGGATGGTAACTATACAGATGGTCGTATCTTCCCAACAAGTTCAGTCTTTGCTGAGCTTAAGAAGGGAAATGAGGACAAGATTACCTATACACCACAAAACTCAGTTACTTTCTATTATCTTTTCAACGTCAATCGTCAAAGCTACAAGCAGACTATGAAACAGTCTGATAAGGAAAAGACAGATTCACGCGCAGCCATGCAAAATAAAGATTTCCGTCAGGCTATCAACTTTGCCTTTGACCGTCATGCTTATGCAGCGCAGACAAATGGTGAAGATGGAGCAGACCGTATCTTGCGTAACACGGTTACACCAAGTAACTTTGTCCAAGTTGGTGATAAGAACTTTGGTGACATTGTCAATGAAAAAATTGTCAACTACGGTAAAGATTGGGCAAATATTAACCTAAACGATGGTAAGCAAGCCTTCTTGAACCCTGACAAGGCCAAAGAGAAATTTGCGAAGGCCAAAGAAAGCCTGCAAGCACAGGGAGTAACCTTCCCAATTCATTTGGATATGCCAGTTGACCAGACTGCTAAGTTGGATGTGCAACAGGCTGGATCTTTCAAACAAACAGTGGAAGAAACCCTTGGTAAGGAGAATGTGGTTATCGATGTTATCCAACTTTCTCCGGATGAAAAAGACCAGGCAACTTACTTTGCAGATACAGCAGAACAAAAAGACTACGATATCGACATCTCAGGATGGGGAGGAGACTACTCAGATCCTAAGACTTACCTAGCGATCCTTGATCCAGAGACAGGCTCTCAGTTGAAAAACATGGGCTTGTCTGAAGGAAAAGACAAGGAAGTCAAGGACAAGATTGGTCTTGCTGACTACAAGAAACTCTTGGATCAGGCTGATGCGGAAATCACAGATACTCAAGCTCGCTATGAAAAATATGCTGAAGCCCAAGCTTGGTTGACAGATAGTGCCCTCTTCCTACCAGTTCAAAGTGGTGGAGCTAACCCAATCTTCCGTAAGACTGTACCGTTTACAGGACCATTCTCATTCGTTGGTCATAAGGGAAATGCGGACAACTACAAATATGTTGAATTGCAAAAAGAGCCAGTCACTGCTAAACAGTACCAAGAACTCTATGAAAAATGGCTGAAAGAAAAAGCTGAGTCAAATAAAAAAGCTCAGGAAGATTTAGCTAACCACATTCAATGATATTCCTAGTCATGCTTTTCAGTTAATACTCTTCGAAAATCTCTTCAAACCACGTCAGCGTTGCCTTACCGTATATATGGTTACTGACTTCGTCAGTTCTATCTGCAACCTCAAAACAGTGTTTTGAGCTGACTTCGTCAGTTTCATCTACGACCTCAAAGCAGTGCTTTGAGCAGCCTGCGGCTAGCTTCCTAGTTTGCTCTTTGATTTTCATTGAGTATAAGCATAGTGACTGGATTCAGAAAAAGGCCTTACCAGACGCTTATTGGTTCTGGTAGGGCCTTTTCTTTATTCTTTTAAGTGATAAGAGTAGCTAGCGACAACGACGTCTTGGTGCCAACGAAGAGCATATTTGAGTTTGAGACTCATCTGATTGTGCAGGATATTTTGCCAAGGTTTATTAGGGATAAACTGGGGGACGAGGACAGTGACTGTATAGTTCTTTTTCTGAGCTTCCTCGGAAATCCGTTTGACATACTTGACAGTAGGGGTGATGATGTCGCGGTAGCTGGTCTTGATGTTTTTTAGAGTAATGGTTGGGAAGTAATCGGCAAATTCTTGGAGAATTTCTTGATCTTTTTCTGCGGTTTCCTTGGTAGAAATATGCATGGCTAGGACTTCGTCACCGATACTTTGAGCGTAGTTAATGGCTCCGACGCTGACTCGGGTGACATTTCCTACTAGGACCAGAACCAGATTGCCATCGTAAGTACGTTTTTCGATTCCTTCATAGAGTCGCAGTTGTTGGGCTACTTTTTGGTAATGACTGTGAATTGCCAAGAAGAGTAGGGTGAGTACGAGAATAATCGGGAAGAAAGGCCAGATATCACTGAGACGGAAAAAGAGCAGGATTAGCACAATGGCGTAGCAAATGATTGCCCCGATGATATTAGCAAGAGCAGGTTTTAAGAAATTTACCCCTTTTTCTTTTTTCCAATGGCGAATCATCCCAGTCTGAGAAAGGGCAAAGGGAACGAAGACCCCGATAGTATAAAGGGGAATCAAACGTTCGGTATTGCCATTAAAAATGAGAAGAAGAATCATAGCCCCAAATGCCAGAGTTAAAATTCCATTAGAGTAGCCTAGGCGATCTCCTTTTTCCATAAAGAGATGGGGCATGTATTTGTTTTTAGCCATATTGTAAGCCAGCATAGGGAAGGCCGAAAAGCCAGTATTTGCAGCTACGGCCAAAATCAAGGCTGTGGAGAATTGGAAGATATAATAGCCAAGGTGACCTAAGAAGGAATTACCAAGGATGCCTTGAGCCATCTGTGAAAGAATAGTTTCTCCGTGTTGAGGCATAATCCCCATCCAGTAGTTTAGGAAGGTAATGCCTGCAAAAAGAAAACCTAAAATCAAGGCCATGATGGTCAAGGTCTGAGCGGCATTCTTTTCTTTCGGAGCCTTGAAAAAGGGAACGGCATTTGAAATAGCTTCAACTCCTGTCAGAGAGGCAGAGCCGCTGGTAAAGGCTCTTAGAATGAGAACGATAGACAGGCTCGGAGCAGCATGCCCAATAGGTGAAGTTGCCTGATAGCTGAGAGACCCTGTCATTAGTTGAAAGATTCCGTAGAGCAAGAGAAAGACAGTACTGATGATAAAGAGATAGACAGGAATCATCAGTGAACTGGCAGATTCTTTTAAGCCCCGTAAATTCAAGAGCATAAGCAAGCAAACTAGAAAAATGGAAATGTGGAGGTTGTAAGGGTGTAGAGCAGGGAGAGCTGCTGTGATAGCATCGGCTCCAGA
The Streptococcus toyakuensis genome window above contains:
- a CDS encoding peptide ABC transporter substrate-binding protein; this encodes MKKSKVMLFGAMALTAGLALAACGSSQSSNADKTYSYIFVSNPDTLDYITSTRDSTSSITTNLIDGLLENDQYGNLIPSMAESWTVSKDGLTYTYKIRQGAKWYTSEGEEYADVTAHDFVTGLKYAADKKAENLYLVQDSIKGLADYVEGRTSDFGTVGVKAVDDYTLQYTLIQPETYWNSKTTASILSPVNEAFLKSKGDDFGSVTPSSILSNGPYLFKSFTSKSLIEFDKNPNYWDKDNVKIEKVKLSFFDGSDQDSIARGFLDGNYTDGRIFPTSSVFAELKKGNEDKITYTPQNSVTFYYLFNVNRQSYKQTMKQSDKEKTDSRAAMQNKDFRQAINFAFDRHAYAAQTNGEDGADRILRNTVTPSNFVQVGDKNFGDIVNEKIVNYGKDWANINLNDGKQAFLNPDKAKEKFAKAKESLQAQGVTFPIHLDMPVDQTAKLDVQQAGSFKQTVEETLGKENVVIDVIQLSPDEKDQATYFADTAEQKDYDIDISGWGGDYSDPKTYLAILDPETGSQLKNMGLSEGKDKEVKDKIGLADYKKLLDQADAEITDTQARYEKYAEAQAWLTDSALFLPVQSGGANPIFRKTVPFTGPFSFVGHKGNADNYKYVELQKEPVTAKQYQELYEKWLKEKAESNKKAQEDLANHIQ
- a CDS encoding APC family permease, yielding MFTKLKQTFIGRPLKSLTEGEGGLLGKMQALAMLSSDALSSIAYGPEQVVLVLASLSPLAIWWSLPIGLFVLLLLSSLTVSYRQIIHAYPQGGGAYMVTRENLSPELGLIAGGSLLVDYMLTVAVSVASGADAITAALPALHPYNLHISIFLVCLLMLLNLRGLKESASSLMIPVYLFIISTVFLLLYGIFQLMTGSLSYQATSPIGHAAPSLSIVLILRAFTSGSASLTGVEAISNAVPFFKAPKEKNAAQTLTIMALILGFLFAGITFLNYWMGIMPQHGETILSQMAQGILGNSFLGHLGYYIFQFSTALILAVAANTGFSAFPMLAYNMAKNKYMPHLFMEKGDRLGYSNGILTLAFGAMILLLIFNGNTERLIPLYTIGVFVPFALSQTGMIRHWKKEKGVNFLKPALANIIGAIICYAIVLILLFFRLSDIWPFFPIILVLTLLFLAIHSHYQKVAQQLRLYEGIEKRTYDGNLVLVLVGNVTRVSVGAINYAQSIGDEVLAMHISTKETAEKDQEILQEFADYFPTITLKNIKTSYRDIITPTVKYVKRISEEAQKKNYTVTVLVPQFIPNKPWQNILHNQMSLKLKYALRWHQDVVVASYSYHLKE